In Trichoderma breve strain T069 chromosome 4, whole genome shotgun sequence, the following proteins share a genomic window:
- a CDS encoding methyltransferase domain-containing protein, with translation MAVESIPPAGKSVIIDDDYEQREKHNDHDAAAETDEEEEEEEEDGEEHEHEDEEDGEGEEEDHDDEDDATASDSNSNYSSASEDALPPIHEYGHVYHGSGRMVTPNDPCENQRQAYQHELFTLCLGGALTFTKLPLEHLSPDSPRFHILDVGCGGGHWGMEMAQSNPLVDVLGIELSSANLPKEVPPNLTFEIADAAEDWPPRLYDFIHLRNLVGGGIRDWRRLIVQAFDHLKPGGQLEFTEVTPLFFGVDPDPTSESSDDADTDTDTDAETDQQQAETEQRPRAALGAATIEYGAVFAEIAAAQGIDFDPTPKVRPWLRELGAESVRERSDWMPVRNWARDPVVRKKGEILYKMLETGCNHWTLRMFGLAGWEEAKTRELLDRVMKEYDDPFLRSCIKVTFISARKPGGKSTKTKNVEKTQ, from the exons ATGGCGGTGGAAAGTATCCCGCCTGCTGGCAAGTCTGTCATCATAGACGATGACTATGAACAACGTGAAAAGCACAATGatcatgatgctgctgcagagacagacgaagaagaagaagaagaagaagaagacggagaagagcaCGAacatgaagacgaggaagacggagaaggagaggaagaagaccacgacgacgaagacgacgcaACGGCCAGcgactccaactccaactaCTCGTCCGCCTCGGAAGACGCCCTCCCGCCGATCCACGAGTACGGCCACGTCTACCACGGCTCGGGCCGCATGGTGACGCCCAACGACCCGTGCGAGAACCAACGCCAGGCCTACCAGCACGAGCTCTTCACGCTGTGCCTCGGCGGCGCCCTGACCTTTACCAAGCTGCCGCTGGAACACCTGAGCCCGGACAGTCCGCGCTTCCATATTCTTGATGTTggttgtggtggtggccaCTGGGGCATGGAGATGGCCCAGAGCAACCCGCTGGTCGACGTGCTGGGCATCGAGCTGAGCAGCGCCAACCTACCCAAAGAAGTGCCGCCCAACCTAACCTTTGAGATTGCcgatgccgccgaggacTGGCCGCCGCGCCTCTACGACTTTATTCATCTGCGCAACCTGGTGGGAGGCGGTATTCGGGACTGGCGCCGCCTCATTGTCCAGGCCTTTGACCACCTCAAGCCGGGGGGCCAGCTCGAGTTCACAGAGGTCacgccgctcttcttcggcgTCGACCCGGACCCCACGTCCGAGTCGTCCGACGACGCCGACACCGACACCGACACCGACGCCGAGACGGACCAACAGCAGGCGGAGACGGAGCAGCGGCCCCGGGCGGCCCTCGGCGCGGCGACGATCGAGTACGGCGCCGTGTTCGCCGAGATTGCCGCCGCGCAGGGCATCGACTTTGACCCTACGCCAAAGGTGAGGCCGTGGCTGCGCGAGCTGGGCGCCGAGAGCGTGCGCGAGCGGTCCGACTGGATGCCGGTGCGGAACTGGGCTCGGGATCCTGTGGTgaggaagaagggcgagattCTATACAAGATGCTCGAGACGG GCTGTAACCATTGGACGCTGAGAATGTTTGGCCTCGCTGGCTGGGAGGAAGCAAAGACACGCGAACTGCTGGACAGGGTGATGAAAGAATATGACGATCCGTTCCTCAGGAGTTGCATCAAAGT AACATTTATATCGGCGAGAAAGCCCGGCGGCAAAAGTACCAAGACGAAGAACGTGGAAAAGACACAATGA
- a CDS encoding glutamine synthetase, catalytic domain-containing protein, with amino-acid sequence MAVTKPITAASLEALLEHDTKVKLAGLDVDGILRGKLVSKKKFLSIATAGFGFCSVIFGWDMHDQTYLRELKISNAENGYRDLLAIPDLNSFRRIPWENNIPFFLITFHDPDTKLPICACPRGLLKTQLDRLRSKGYGAMAGAEYEFYTFQTPDDSSSPANFLQNNPPHQLPSLTEGMFGYSLTRPVHNRDWYYEIFDTCETFDCNVEGWHTESGPGVFEAALEFGEVAEMADRASLFKYVVKSVGAKHRITPCFMAKPKQGLPGNSGHMHVSIVDENGKNLLARETVDENAPWKDVAGLSDLGRHFLAGVLEGLPDIMPLLAPTINSYKRLVENFWAPVTVSWGLEHRAASIRLIAPPTSKASATRFEIRVPGADTNPHFVLAAVLGCGWRGVEKKLEIPCPPLAMGENVGGSSDQGARLAKSLREATARFMAKDSIAREVLGDDFVDHFGGTRENEIRLYDEAVTDWEMKRYIEAV; translated from the exons gccgcctccctcgAGGCCCTGCTCGAGCACGACACCAAAGTCAAGCTCGCCGGCCTCGACGTCGACGGAATCCTCCGCGGCAAGCTCGTCTCCAAGAAAAAGTTCCTCTCCATCGCCACCgccggctttggcttctgctCCGTCATCTTTGGCTGGGACATGCACGACCAGACGTACCTGCGCGAGCTCAAAATCTCAAACGCCGAGAACGGATACCGCGATCTGCTAGCCATCCCCGACCTCAACAGCTTCCGCAGGATACCCTGGGAGAACAACAtccccttcttcctcatcacctTCCACGACCCAGACACAAAGCTGCCCATTTGCGCATGCCCGCGCGGGCTGCTGAAGACGCAGCTGGACCGCCTACGCAGCAAGGGCTATGGCGCCATGGCCGGTG CTGAATACGAATTCTACACTTTCCAGACCCCCGACGACTCATCATCTCCCGCCAACTTCCTCCAGAACAACCCCCCGCACCAGCTCCCTTCGCTCACCGAGGGCATGTTTGGATACTCCCTCACACGACCCGTTCACAACAGGGACTGGTACTACGAAATCTTTGACACCTGCGAGACGTTTGACTGCAATGTTGAGGGTTGGCACACCGAGTCCGGTCCGGGCGTGTTTGAGGCTGCCCTCGAATTTGGCGAAGTCGCCGAGATGGCGGACCGCGCCAGCTTGTTCAAGTACGTCGTCAAGAGCGTTGGCGCAAAGCATCGCATCACGCCGTGTTTCATGGCCAAGCCCAAACAGGGCCTCCCTGGAAACAGCGGCCACATGCACGTATCCATCGtcgatgagaatggcaaaaACCTGCTAGCGAGAGAGACGGTTGACGAAAATGCGCCGTGGAAGGATGTCGCAGGACTGTCAGACCTAGGACGTCATTTCCTGGCCGGTGTCTTGGAGGGTCTCCCTGACATCATGCCTCTGCTTGCGCCCACAATCAACTCGTACAAGCGCCTGGTCGAGAACTTCTGGGCCCCGGTAACCGTCTCGTGGGGTCTCGAGCACCGTGCCGCTTCTATCCGCCTCATTGCGCCGCCCACTTCCAAGGCTTCGGCCACACGATTCGAGATCCGTGTGCCCGGCGCCGATACCAATCCCCACTTTGTCCTTGCCGCCGTCCTGGGCTGCGGCTGGCGCGGAGTCgaaaagaagctcgagaTTCCGTGTCCGCCACTGGCCATGGGCGAGAACGTCGGCGGCTCTTCCGACCAGGGGGCGCGACTGGCCAAGAGCCTGCGAGAGGCTACGGCGAGATTCATGGCCAAGGATAGCATCGCCAGAGAGGTGCTGGGCGACGATTTCGTGGACCACTTTGGTGGCACCCGAGAGAACGAAATCAGACTGTATGACGAAGCCGTAACAGATTG GGAAATGAAGCGGTATATTGAGGCCGTGTAA